TCGGCAGACCAAACGTAGGCAAATCAACACTCATGAACCAGGTAATCGGCCAGAAAATTGCCATTATGTCGGACAAGCCGCAGACCACCCGCAATAAGATTCACGGGGTCTATACGGCCAATAACTCACAGATTGTATTCCTGGACACCCCGGGTATCCATAAAAGACAGTCCAAGCTCGGTGATTACATGAATCAGACCGCGATGAGCACGCTGCATGAAGTGGAAGCGGTGTTGTTCCTGGTGGATGCTTCTGAAGGAATGGGCGGCGGAGACCGTTTTATCGCGGAACAGCTTGGAAGCATTAAGACTCCGGTCATTCTCGTCATGAACAAGATTGACAAGATTGAACCGGAAGCGCTGCTGCCGATGATTACGGAGTATAACAAGCTGCACACGTTCGCCGAGATCGTACCGATCTCTGCCAAGATGGGCAATAACGTCAACACGCTGCTGGAGCAGGTGCAGAAATATTTGCCGGAAGGCCCGCAGTATTATCCGGACGACCAAATTACTGATCACCCCGAGCAGTTCGTCTGCGCCGAGCTGATCCGCGAGAAGATTCTGCATCTGACCCGTGAAGAGGTGCCGCATTCCATCGCCGTGGCGATTGAGGATATGAAGGTGGAGCCGAATGGGGTCGTGCATATTTCGGCGGTTATTTTTGTGGAGCGCGATTCCCAGAAGGGGATCATTATCGGCAAGCAGGGAGCGATGCTGAAGGAAGTCGGACGCCGCGCACGGACGGATATTGAGAACCTGCTGGGCTCGAAGATCTTTCTGGAATTATGGGTGAAGGTGAAAAAAGACTGGCGTAACCAGGACCGCGTCCTGCGGGATTTGGGCTTCCATAAAGAATGATCACCTCTCTCGCCGCCTCTTTCCTGGCAGGAATTGCACGGATAGATCCTGGGGCATCGCACATCCTACATCTGGAGAGACATCGTGTTTCCGAAGAAAGGATGAATACGAATGCGGAATTTTTCGTGGAAGTATTTTGCAATGACTGGAGATCTCGATGCGTATTTGCTGTACAGGGAAGCTGGGGATTCGCCCGAGGGCAGCGGACCGCTGCCGGCGGAGGAAGAGATGGCTATCGATGAAGAAGCGCAATAAGGACTGGTTGCTTGCCGAGTGGTTGGGGGAAGAGGCATGCTATACAGGGTGGAAGGGATCGTCATCCGCAGCATGGACTACGGCGAAGGGAACGCCATTATTACGCTTTGCACCGAGAACGCCGGTAAAGTAGGGGTTCTGGTGCGGGGCGCCAAGAAGGTCAAAAGCCGTCATGCTGCCCTGATCCAGCTGTTCACAACAGGTGAATTCGTTTTCTTCCGCAACAACGGCGGACTGGGAACACTGAACGCCGGAGAGATCACGAAGTCCCATCATCCGCTGCGCGAGGATCTGGTTAAGGCGGCGTATGC
The window above is part of the Paenibacillus sp. FSL H8-0048 genome. Proteins encoded here:
- the era gene encoding GTPase Era is translated as MKFKSGFVAIIGRPNVGKSTLMNQVIGQKIAIMSDKPQTTRNKIHGVYTANNSQIVFLDTPGIHKRQSKLGDYMNQTAMSTLHEVEAVLFLVDASEGMGGGDRFIAEQLGSIKTPVILVMNKIDKIEPEALLPMITEYNKLHTFAEIVPISAKMGNNVNTLLEQVQKYLPEGPQYYPDDQITDHPEQFVCAELIREKILHLTREEVPHSIAVAIEDMKVEPNGVVHISAVIFVERDSQKGIIIGKQGAMLKEVGRRARTDIENLLGSKIFLELWVKVKKDWRNQDRVLRDLGFHKE
- a CDS encoding YqzL family protein — its product is MRNFSWKYFAMTGDLDAYLLYREAGDSPEGSGPLPAEEEMAIDEEAQ